AGTGGTGGTCGCCCTCCTGCCGCGCAGTCGGCCGACGCTGGCCAAGCAGGTCGCGCTCGGCTGGTCGCTGCTGGTGCTGGCGCTGTCGGTGGCCATGTGGGTCACCTGGCAGGTGGACGGCCAGCGCTTCCAGTTCCGCGAGTCGTACCCGTGGATCCCCAACTGGGGCGTCAACTTCACCTTCGCCGCCGACGGCATCGCGCTGGTCATGCTGATGCTGATCGCGGTGCTGGTGCCGCTGGTGATCCTGGCGTCCTGGCACGACGCCGAGTCCTCGAAGCGGTCGGTGCCGGCCTACTTCGCGCTGCTGCTCGTCCTCGAATGCACGATGCTCGGCGTCTTCGCCGCCGCCGACGTCTTCCTGTTCTACGTGTTCTTCGAGGTCATGCTGGTGCCGATGTACTTCCTCATCGGCAGCTACGGCGGCCACCAGCGGCAGTACGCGGCGGTGAAGTTCTTCCTCTACTCCCTGGTCGGCGGCCTGTTCATGCTGGCTGCGGTGATCGGCCTCTGGGTGGTCGGCGGAAAGACCTTCGACTGGGTGGCGCTGTCCCAGGTGGACATCTCCACCGGTGCGGAGCGCTGGCTGTTCCTCGGCTTCTTCGTCGCCTTCGCCATCAAGGCGCCGTTCTTCCCGTTCCACACCTGGCTGCCGGACGCCGGTGGCGCGGCCCCGGCCGGTGCCGCCGCGCTGCTGGTCGGCGTGCTGGACAAGGTCGGTACGTTCGGCATCCTGCGCTACTGCCTGCCGCTCTTCCCGGACGCGGCCCAGTGGTTCGCGCCGTGGGCGCTGGCCCTCGCGGTGATCGGCATCATCTACGCCGCACTGTTGGCCGTCGGGCAGAACGACCTCAAGCGGCTCGTGTCGTACACGTCGATCGCCCACTTCGGCTTCATCGGCGTGGGCATCTTCGCCTTCACCACCCAGGCCGGCACCGGCGCGGTGCTCTACATGGTCAACCACGGCCTGGCCACCGGGCTGCTCTTCCTGGTGGTGGGCATGCTGATCGCCCGTCGGGGCTCGGCGCTGGTGAGCGACTTCGGCGGCGCCGGCAAGCTGGTTCCGGTGCTGGCCGGGGTGCTCTTCTTCGCCGGTCTCGCCTCGCTGGCGCTGCCCGGTACCGCGCCGTTCGTCTCCGAGTTCCTGGTGCTGATCGGCACCTTCACGGTGAACAAGCCGGTCGCGGTGATCGCCACGCTCGGCATCATCCTGGCCGCGGCGTACGTGCTGTGGATGGTGCAGCGCACCACGCAGGGCACCCTGAACCCGGCGCTTACCGAGATCGAGGGCATGAAGCGTGACCTCAATCTGCGGGAGAAGGTCGTGGTCGCCCCGCTGATCGCGCTGATCGTGCTGCTCGGCTTCTACCCGAAGCCGGTGACGGACGTGATCAACCCCGCCATCCAGGCGACCATGGAGGACGTCGGCCGCACCGACCCGGCCCCGTCGGTAGACAGCGTCCAGGAGGCAAGCCGGTGAGTGCGAGGAGTGAGCTTGCGAGCCCCGCAGTCGCGAGACGGAAGGTTGGCTCGGTGAGCGCGAGGAGTGAGCTTGCGAGCCCCGCAGTCGCGAACGAAAGGTTGGCACAGTGACCGAGTTCGAACTGCCACCGATCGACTACGTGGCACTCGCACCAATTCTGATCATGATGGGCGCGGCGGTGCTCGGGGTGCTGGTCGAGGCGTTCGTGCCCCGGCGGCTGCGGCACCCGATCCAGCTGCCGCTGGCGCTGTTGGCGGTGCTCGCCGCGCTCACCATGGTGGTGTTCAACGCCGACAAGCGCGTGATCACCATCGGGGTGATCGCCATCGACGGTCCCACGCTGTTCCTCCAGGGCGCGATCCTGGTCCTCTCGGCGCTGGCCCTGCTGCTGGTCGGTGAGCGGGCGATCGAGCGGGGTGGCGCGTTCGTCGCCCAGGCGGCGATCACCGCCGACTCGCCGGACGACCGGCGGCAGGCCGCGCAGGCCAGCGGGGCGGGCGAGGTCTACCCGCTGCTCACCTTCGCCGTCGGCGGCATGCTGATCTTCGTATCGGCGAACGACCTGCTGACCATGTTCATCGCACTTGAGGTCTTCTCGCTGCCGCTCTACCTGCTCTGCGCGCTGGCCCGTCGCCGGCGGCTGCTGAGCCAGGAAGCGGCGATGAAGTACTTCCTGCTCGGCGCGT
This DNA window, taken from Micromonospora sp. FIMYZ51, encodes the following:
- a CDS encoding NADH-quinone oxidoreductase subunit M, translated to MSDFPFLSVLTAAPLVGAVVVALLPRSRPTLAKQVALGWSLLVLALSVAMWVTWQVDGQRFQFRESYPWIPNWGVNFTFAADGIALVMLMLIAVLVPLVILASWHDAESSKRSVPAYFALLLVLECTMLGVFAAADVFLFYVFFEVMLVPMYFLIGSYGGHQRQYAAVKFFLYSLVGGLFMLAAVIGLWVVGGKTFDWVALSQVDISTGAERWLFLGFFVAFAIKAPFFPFHTWLPDAGGAAPAGAAALLVGVLDKVGTFGILRYCLPLFPDAAQWFAPWALALAVIGIIYAALLAVGQNDLKRLVSYTSIAHFGFIGVGIFAFTTQAGTGAVLYMVNHGLATGLLFLVVGMLIARRGSALVSDFGGAGKLVPVLAGVLFFAGLASLALPGTAPFVSEFLVLIGTFTVNKPVAVIATLGIILAAAYVLWMVQRTTQGTLNPALTEIEGMKRDLNLREKVVVAPLIALIVLLGFYPKPVTDVINPAIQATMEDVGRTDPAPSVDSVQEASR